GCGCGCCTGGCGGAAAAACAGGACATATTTTAGAAATAGAGCCGCAGTTGGCTGAACTGGTGGCAATCGACAGCGACGAAAAACGCTTGCAGCGCGTGCGCGACAATTTAGCGCGTTTGCAATTAATGGCAACCGTGCTGTGTGCCGATGCCGCGCAATGGCACAGAGAAAAATTGTTTGATCGCATTTTGTTGGATGCGCCCTGTTCCGGCACCGGCGTCATTCGTCGCCATCCTGACATCAAACATTTGCGGCGTGAAAGCGATATTGCCGCACTTGCAGTGCGTCAGCGCGAATTGTTGGAAGCGATGTGGCATTTGTTGGCAGTGGGCGGCGTGTTGCTCTACACCACTTGCTCGATACTGCCGCAGGAAAATGAACAAGTGATTGCCGATTTTCTTGCACAACACACGGATGCTGAAATCGATACCATAGAAGTAGATTGGGGACTTGCAACGCAAAGCGGCCGACAATTACTGCCGGCCGCTGCGCACGATGGGTTTTTCTTTGCGCGTTTGAAAAAACGCGCTAGTTGTTAAAACGCAAACTTATCTTCAGCGAGCGCCATCACGCTGTCTGCGCCCGCAAGGGCTGCGGTGGCGTGCATGCCGGTGCGCGGCAACAGGCGATCAAAGTAGAAGCGCGCGGTGGCCAATTTGCTGGCGTAAAAACCGTCGCTGTCTTTGCCAGCGGCGATATTGTCCAGCGCCACTTTCGCCATTTGCGCCCACATAAAACCGAGCACGGCGTAGCCGGAGAACATGGTGAAATCGACCGAAGCTGCGCCGACTTCTTCCGCGTTTTGCATGGCGCGTTCACCAATTTTCATGGTGATGTCGCCCCACTGCGTATTGACCGCGGCCAATGCGATACACAGCGGTTCCATATCAGTATTGGCTTTGTTGGCTTCGCAGAATTTGTGTATCAGTTTGGTGACATTGCGCAGCAATGCGCCGCCAGAGCCCATCACTTTTCTGCCGATTAAATCCAGCGCTTGAATGCCGGTAGTGCCTTCATAAATAGTGGAGATGCGCACATCGCGCACAATTTGTTCCATGCCGTGTTCGTGGATGTAGCCGTGACCGCCAAACACTTGCACGCCGAGGTTGCACACTTCAATTGCGCTTTCAGTGCAAAACGCTTTCGCAATCGGTGTGAGCAAGCCCAGTAAATCGTCGGCTTCTTTTTTACTTTCTTCGCTGCCGTAATGCGTGCGATCCACCAGCTGTCCGCACCAGTACAAGAAGGCGCGCTGACCTTCGGTAATCGCTTTTTGTGTCATCAACATGCGGCGCACATCGGGATGCACGATGATCGGGTCTGCTTCGCCATCCGGATTTTTCTTGCCGGTGAGTGAACGCATTTGCAAACGCTCGCGCGCGTATTTCAACGCGCCTTGGAAGGAGGCTTCGCTGAGCGCCAAGCCCTGCTGTGCTGTGCCGAGACGCGCGGTGTTCATCATGTTGAACATGATTTCCAAGCCTTTGTTTTCTTCGCCGAGAATAAAGCCGGTCGCGCCGTCAAAATTCATCACGCAAGTGGCGGAGCCTTTCAAGCCCATTTTCTTTTCGATAGAGCCGCAGCTCACCGCATTGGCTGCACCGAGTGAGCCGTCGGCGTTCACTAAAATTTTTGGCACGATAAATAGCGAGATACCTTTAGTGCCTTTCGGTGCGCCTTCAATGCGTGCCAACACCGCGTGAATGATGTTGGATGTCATGTCGTGTTCACCGGCAGAAATAAAAATTTTGGTGCCGGAGATTTTGTAAGTGCCATCGGCTTGTTTCACTGCCTTGGTGCGCAGCAGGCCGACATCCGAGCCGCAGTGGGCTTCGGTCAAACACATGGTGCCGGCCCATTCGCCAGCGATGATTTTCGGGATGTAGAGCTGTTGCTGCTCCGGTGTGCCGCCGTGCAACAGGCAAGTGGTAGGCGCGTGTGCGAGGCCTGGGTACATGGTCCACGCCCAGTTGGCCGCGCCCATCATTTCGCCGATGGCCGTGCCCAGTGAGCTGGGCAAGCCCTGACCGCCAAACTCGGTGGGCAGACCAAAACCCTGCCAGCCGTCGTCGCAGTATTGGTGGTAGGCCTCGCCAAAGCCGCGCGGCACGGTCACTTTGCCGTTGTCGAAATGGCAGCCTTCTTCGTCGCCCACTTTGTTGAGCGGCGCCAGAACTTCCTCGGCAAATTTGCCGGCGTTTTCCAGAATCATGCCCACTTCGTCTTCGCCCAGCGCACTGCAACCTTCGAGGCTTTGGTAGTGGCTGATGTCGAGCAAGTCATTGAGGACAAACTGGATGTCGCGTAAAGGGGCGTGATAAGTAGGCATGCGGCAACCTCATAGGATTCGTGAATCGAGCTGGTCATTATAGAGGCTGTCAGCCCTTACAATGCGCTCTATTGTTTTTGACGAATTGCTGCATGGCCGCCTCTCTGCTCCCCGAAAAACCGCTGGTGATTTCACCTTCGCTCGCCGCCACACTCGGTTTGGAGGAGGCGGTGTTGTTGGCGGTATTGCACGAATTGTTTTTGCATCGCGCGCAGAATGGCTGGTTGAAAGCGGAAGAGTCGCTGTTGTCGCATTTTTTGCCGTTTTGGCAGCCGCAAGACGTGCAGCGCGTAGCCGCAAGTTTGTGTGATAAAGGTGTGCTGCATCTGCGCTCTGCGCCGTATCTCAGCAGCGGCGTGTTGGATTTTCATCTCGGCGACGAAGAGCCTGCACCGGTAAAAATTCTGCCGCAAAGCAAACCAAAAACCGTGGCGACAACAGGTCGCGCTGCCTTGATAGCGCCAAACTGGCAGCCGGACGCTGAAGTGCAGCGCCAGTTGATGCAGCTCGGTGTGGCGCAAGATTTTATTCTGCAACAAGTGCCGGAATTTGTGCGCTATTGGCACGAGCGCGGCGAAGCGCATCATGCTTGGAACAGTCGCTTTCAAAAGCAAGTGCAGCGCTTGTGGCGCGATCACGAATTGCACGCAGCGAAATTGCGCCAGAACACCGCCATGGTGGATGGTTGGCAGCCTGGCAGCGATGTGCTGGAAATTTTATTGCGCGCCGGTGTAGAGCAAGATTTTATTCACGACAGTGTGCCGGAGTTTGTGTTGTATTGGCGCGAGCGCGGCGAATTATCAACCACATGGGACAGCAAATTTTTGCAGCATGTGCGCCGGCAGTGGGCAATTTTTACCGCGAAGTTGGTCAACGATCCCACGCCGCGCCCGATCAGTCACGACTGGCAGCCATCAGCCGATGTGTATGATATTTTGCAGATGGCAGCGATAGATGCCGATTTTGCGCGGCAACAAGTGAGTGAGTTTGTGTTGTATTGGCTGGACAGCAAACAAGTACACAGCAGTTGGAACAGCAAATTTTTGCATCATGTGAAATACCGTTGGGCGCGTCGCCACGAGCAAAATTGGCAAGGAGAAAACGATGGTTTCATCGCCACGCACACCGATAGGAGTTGGGCCGATGGCCTCTGATCTCACCACACAAAATACAGCTACGCCGTCCGCTGCGCCGCGTGAGGCGGTGATCGACGCTGTGAATCAAATGTTCGCCGAGTTTGCGCTGGTTTATCACAATCAATATCAAAAAGCGTTTTCTGATAAAGAAAAATTGTCGCTGGCGAAGCGTTTGTGGTTGTCACATTTGGCGGCGTATTCGCCGGAACAAATTTTGGCTGCTGCGCGCCGTGCCACGCATGAATCGGAATACCTGCCCACCGTGCGCGGCGTGTTGAAATATTTAGAGAGCAGCAGCGGTTTGCCCGATGCCTACGATGCCTACCGCGAAGCCTGCCTCGCACCGTCGCCGAAGGTGGAGCAGCGTTGGTCGCATGCGGCGGTGTATCTCGCCGGCCAAGAAACGGGTTGGTATTTTCTCGCTACACAAACTGAAAAAATTTCACGCCCCGTGTACGAGCGCCACTACCGCGCGTTGTGCGAGCGCGTGGCCGCCGGTGAAACACTGCACTTGCCTGAAGTGTTGGAGCTGCCAGAGCCGGAACACCACCCGATGACGGCAGAAGAGCGTCAAGCGGCTGTGCGCGCCCTGCGGGAGAAAGTGGGCTTGTAACCTCACATTCCGCCTAGGTTGATTTGCGTCTGTGAGCTGGCGGCGGCGCTGGCTATGATGCGCGCATCATTTTTTAGGGAGCAGAGCCGTGAGTCAGTCTGAGGCGGTAGAAGTCGATTACTTGGTGGTGGGCAGCGGGGCGGGCGCGCTGACCAGTGCTATCCGTGCGCACGATCTTGGTTTGAAGACCTTAATCGTGGAAAAGAGCAGTTACTACGGCGGCACCTCGGCGATGTCGGGCGGCAGTATCTGGATTCCCAATAACCATTTGATGCCTGCCGTGGGCGTGCCAGATAGCGATGAAGAAGCGCTCACTTACTTGAAAGCGCTGACAGAAGGCGAGGTGGAGGAGTCTCGCCTGCAGGCCTATATCAGCAAAGGACGGGAGATGCTGGCGTATTTGGAGATGCGCGATGATCTGCACTGCGAGGCGCTGCCTGCCTACTGTGATTACTACCCGAATGTGCAGGGCGCTAAACCCGGTGCACGCACCCTAGAAGCCAAGCGCTTTAGCACCCTGAAATTGGGCTTGGATTTGCGCCAACTGCGCCCGCCGCATCCGGCCTGCACCACTTTCGGCTTGCTGCACATGTCAGCGAAAGAAGCACAGCGTGCGGTGTATGGCCATTGGAGCGCCACCCTGCAAATTGTTAAAAACATGGCTTTGTACTTGCTTGGCTTGCCCTTGCGTCTGATCGCGCCGCGCAGCACGCGGGTGACGCTGGGTAATGCGTTAGTTGGTGCGCTGCGCCTAGGAGTAAAACGGCGCGGTGTGCCGCTGTGGTTGAACAGTCCGGCGAAAGACTTGTTGGTGGAGGACGGGCGCGTGGTTGGCGCTATCGTCGAGCGCGAAGGCAAGCGCGTCACGGTGCGTGCGGCAAAAGGCGTGCTTTTGGCGAGTGGCGGTTTTGAACACAACCCGCTGTTGCGGCAACAGCATCTACCCAAGCCCACATCGACGGATTGGTCCGCAGCCAATAAACACAACACGGGCGATGCACTGGCGATGACAGCATCGCTGCAGCCCGCTTTGCATTTAATGGACGACGCATGGTGGTCGCCCGCTGCCGTGGTGCCCGGTTCTGCACCCGCGCATGCTTTGGTGTTTGAAAAAAGTATGCCGCACAGCCTGTTTATCAACAGTCGCGGTGAGCGTTTTACGAATGAATCTGCGCCGTATATCGATGTGGTGAACGAGATGTATAACGATCACCACAAAGATGACGAACACAGCAGCGTGCCGTGTTGGATGATTTTTGATGCACACTACCGTCGCAAAACTGCAGTGGCCGGTACGATATATCCAGCGACCATGATGCCTGATAGCCGCGTGCCAAAGCGCTACTGGAATCAATTGTTATATAAAGGCGACACCCTGCCGGAATTGGCGCGCGCTATCGGTGTGGATTCACAGCGTTTGCAGCAAACTATTTTGCGTTTTAATCGTTTTGCCCAAACCGGTATCGATGACGATTTTTTGCGTGGCGGCAACGCTTCGGATCGCTACTATTCTGATCCTGCCTGCCAGATGAACCCGAACCTTGGTGCGATGGTGGAAGGGCCTTTTTATGCGGTGCCCGTGGTGGCGGGCGACATCGGTACCAAGGGCGGTTTGCTGACTGATGCTGATGCGCGTGTGCTGCGCAATGACGGTTCAGTTATCGGTGGTTTATTTGCCTGCGGCAATTGTTCCGCCGCCGTGATGGGGCGCTCTTATGCTGGCGCAGGTTCTACTTTGGGGCCGGCGATGGTGTTTGGCTTTATTGCTGCAGAAACGGTAGCGCGATAGTAAGCGTATCGGTTCTCTGTTACTTTCTTTGCACTGCTTCGTGGAGACGCCCACATGAATTTGTACAAAAAACTTTCAGTAGCCGTGTGCATGACGGTGTTGCTAACCACTAACAACGCACTGGCCGCACCTCCAGGAACATTGGATCCAAACTTTAGTGGTAACGGAGTAGCGTTAGCCGATTTTAATCCCTTGGATGCCAGTGCTTTGGCGGTACTGCAGCAAACGGATGGAAAAATTGTCAGCGCTGGATATTCGGCTCCGGTGGGCTCACCTGATTCAACTTTGGTGTTAGCGCGTTACAACACCAATGGCGCACTGGATACTTCGTTCAGTGGCGACGGTGTGATGCAAGTGAATATGGCCGACGGCATACTCGCAGCGGCAGTGAATCAACTGAGCAGTGGCAAATTGGTGACTGTTGGTTGGGTGCGAGAAATGGGTAGCAGCGATGCGATGGCCATTGTGCGCACGAATAGTAATGGCACCTTAGATACCAGTTTTAGTAGTGATGGTGTAGCCGTTATCACGGCGGGCAATGCCAGTGTGCGGGGCTATGCCATGACGGCGCGTGCCGATGGCTCCGTGTTGGCAGCAGGCTGCACCGATCTAGGTGGCGCAACCAGCGATGATTTTTTGCTGGCGAATGTCAATAGCGTTGGCGTGTTGGATCTCAATTTCGGCGACGGTGGCAGCACGATTACTGATATCGGCGGCGGCACAGATTGTGCGTACGGCACTATCAAACAGAAAGATGGAAGAATTGTTCTGTTGGGTGAAGCGGATATTTTGCGCAACGGAATCGCTAGTCGCGATTTTGGTGTGGTGCGTTATCAAAGCAATGGCGCGCTGGATAAAAGTTTTTCAGGTGATGCCAAAGCCAGCACTGAGTTTCGCACCAATGATGATGCGGTGGCGCGCGCTGGTATGCAGCAAAAAGATGGCAGGTTAGTGGTTGTTGGCTCCAGTGCGCCATCGACAGGCGGTGGCAATCGCGATTTTGCCGTCGCGCGTTTTCTGGCGAACGGTTCCTTGGATAACAGTTTTGGTGGTGATGGCCGCGTGTTGACCGATATCGACGGTGGTGTTGATGTAGCAACCGGCGTTATCCAACAATGGGATGGAAAATTATTGGTCGCAGGCACTAGCAATGGTGATGGCGTATTAGTGCGTTACAACACCAATGGTGCGCTGGATACCAGTTTTGGTGTGGGCGGTATTTTAATCACGAGTTTGTCTGGCGGTTTGGTTGTCAATGGCATGGCTTTGCAGGGTGACGGACAAGTGGTTGTTGCTGGCCATAGTTTTTCTGCGGGTCGTGAAATTATGGCGACGGTGCGCTACTTGTTTGATGATGATGACAATGATGGCATTTTGGATTCGGCGGATAACTGTCAATTCATTGCTAATACGGATCAAGAAAATCACGACACCGATGAGTTTGGTGATGTCTGTGATGATGACGATGATAACGATGGCGTGCTCGATGTGAACGATGCTTTTCCATTTGATCCAACCGAATCGGTTGATACCGATGGCGATGGTATCGGCAACAACGCCGATACTGATGATGACAATGACGGTGTACTCGATGTGGATGACCCGTTTCCGTTGGATCCGTTTTTATTGGCGCGCGCTGTCGGTGCAAAAGGTGACATGGCCGGTTACAGCGTGGCGATGGTGGGTGATGTTAACGGCGATGGCTTTGCCGATATTTTAGTGGGCGCTCCCAAAGCGGATGTGGTATTGCCGCCGCTGACAAAAAAATCGCTGGATGTTGGCACTGCGGTTTTGTTATCAGGGCAGGATTTTTTAACTCCACTACACACATTTTCTGGCACAGCCAAAGGCGATATGTTTGGTTCTGCTGTTGCAGCCTTGGGTGATGTGAATGGTGACGCCGTACCGGATTTTGCTATCGGTGCACCCAAAACGGATGAAGTAGATTTGTTGACTGGGAAAATTGTGAAGAAAGATCGCGGCAGTGTGACAATTTATTCTGGCGCTGATTTCTCAGAAATATTTCCTTCGTTACATGGCGAAGCAGCGGGCGATAGTTTTGGTGCTGTGATTGCGGCGGCAGGTGATGTGGTGGGCGGCGATGGCCGCGCAGATTTTATTGTCGGCGCACCGAAAGCCGATGGCGTAGATCCCGTCACCTTAAAGCCGATTAAGGATGCAGGTGCCGCGTATTTATACAGCGGTGCGAATGGCGTGCAGCAACACAAATTTATGGATGTTGTAACAACGGTAAAAAGTAATTATGTGGGCAGCAGCCTCGCCGTGGGTGCTGATCTCAATCACGATGGCATAGCGGATATCGCCATCGGCGCGTATCGCCACGATCCGCTCGACAGCATTACTAACAAACCGAAAAAAGATGCAGGCAGTGTGTTTGTTTACAGTAGCGCAGCGCCTTACACCTTGATCAAACAATTGGATGGCGAGAAAGCGGGCGATCAATTTGGTTATGCACTCGCGGCGGTGAATGAAGGGCAAGATGCTTTCCGCGATTTGTTGGTTGGATCGCCGCGTGCTGATATCACCATGAGCGGAAAAAAATTAAAAGATGCGGGTCGTGTGCAGTTGTTCGCATCGGATGGCGGAACGGCGCTGTACAACGCGCAAGCGGCCGCACCGCAGAGCGGCGCTTTGTTTGGTGCAGCGGTAGCGGTGGCTGGCGATGTCAACGCCTCCGGCAATGAATCTTTTGTGGTCGGCGCTCCAAAAACCGATGTCATGTTGGCGAGTAAAAAACTGAAAGATGCCGGTCAAGTGTCAGTGCGCAACACAGCGGCCGTCGGCAGTACTGTGTTTGCGGTGGATGGAAAAATTGCCGGCGGGCAAGCCGGTTTTTCTGTCGCAGGTGGCGAAGATTTTAATAATGATGCCAATGACGATGTGTTGATCGGCTCGCCGTATGCCCTCTTCAACAAATTATCGAAAGCCGGAATTGCTGAAGTGATTTCAGGTAAAGAAGCGTCAGCGGCTTGGCCGCCTTAATTGCGAGAAAAAAATGAATTATTGGTTGATGAAATCCGAGCCGGAAACTTTCGGCATCGAACATTTAAAGCAGCGCCCAAAAAAAATTGAGCCATGGGATGGCGTGCGCAACTATCAAGCGCGCAATATGATGCGCGACGACATGCAGGTGGGCGACAAAGCGTTTTTTTATCACTCCAATTGCGCGGAGCCTGGCATTGTCGGTATTGTGGAAATTGTGAAAGCCGGTTACCCCGATGTCACCGCGCTGGATCCTGAAAGTGATTACTACGACCCCAAAGCCACGCCGGAAAATCCGCGCTGGTATCGCGTCGATGTGAAGTTTGAAAAACAATTTGCGCATACCGTTTCTCTTGCTACCCTCAAGCAGCACCCACAGCTAGATGGCATGGCCGTGCTGGCGCGCGGCAGTCGTTTGTCCATCACGCCGGTGACAAAAGCACAGTGGGATTTTATTGTGCAGTTGGTGTGATTTCGTTGCTGTATTGCTCCCAGCGAACGCTGTCCGTAGACTGCGTCTTCATTCTTTTTTCTG
The DNA window shown above is from Cellvibrionales bacterium and carries:
- a CDS encoding acyl-CoA dehydrogenase C-terminal domain-containing protein, translated to MPTYHAPLRDIQFVLNDLLDISHYQSLEGCSALGEDEVGMILENAGKFAEEVLAPLNKVGDEEGCHFDNGKVTVPRGFGEAYHQYCDDGWQGFGLPTEFGGQGLPSSLGTAIGEMMGAANWAWTMYPGLAHAPTTCLLHGGTPEQQQLYIPKIIAGEWAGTMCLTEAHCGSDVGLLRTKAVKQADGTYKISGTKIFISAGEHDMTSNIIHAVLARIEGAPKGTKGISLFIVPKILVNADGSLGAANAVSCGSIEKKMGLKGSATCVMNFDGATGFILGEENKGLEIMFNMMNTARLGTAQQGLALSEASFQGALKYARERLQMRSLTGKKNPDGEADPIIVHPDVRRMLMTQKAITEGQRAFLYWCGQLVDRTHYGSEESKKEADDLLGLLTPIAKAFCTESAIEVCNLGVQVFGGHGYIHEHGMEQIVRDVRISTIYEGTTGIQALDLIGRKVMGSGGALLRNVTKLIHKFCEANKANTDMEPLCIALAAVNTQWGDITMKIGERAMQNAEEVGAASVDFTMFSGYAVLGFMWAQMAKVALDNIAAGKDSDGFYASKLATARFYFDRLLPRTGMHATAALAGADSVMALAEDKFAF
- a CDS encoding FAD-binding protein is translated as MSQSEAVEVDYLVVGSGAGALTSAIRAHDLGLKTLIVEKSSYYGGTSAMSGGSIWIPNNHLMPAVGVPDSDEEALTYLKALTEGEVEESRLQAYISKGREMLAYLEMRDDLHCEALPAYCDYYPNVQGAKPGARTLEAKRFSTLKLGLDLRQLRPPHPACTTFGLLHMSAKEAQRAVYGHWSATLQIVKNMALYLLGLPLRLIAPRSTRVTLGNALVGALRLGVKRRGVPLWLNSPAKDLLVEDGRVVGAIVEREGKRVTVRAAKGVLLASGGFEHNPLLRQQHLPKPTSTDWSAANKHNTGDALAMTASLQPALHLMDDAWWSPAAVVPGSAPAHALVFEKSMPHSLFINSRGERFTNESAPYIDVVNEMYNDHHKDDEHSSVPCWMIFDAHYRRKTAVAGTIYPATMMPDSRVPKRYWNQLLYKGDTLPELARAIGVDSQRLQQTILRFNRFAQTGIDDDFLRGGNASDRYYSDPACQMNPNLGAMVEGPFYAVPVVAGDIGTKGGLLTDADARVLRNDGSVIGGLFACGNCSAAVMGRSYAGAGSTLGPAMVFGFIAAETVAR
- a CDS encoding FG-GAP repeat protein encodes the protein MNLYKKLSVAVCMTVLLTTNNALAAPPGTLDPNFSGNGVALADFNPLDASALAVLQQTDGKIVSAGYSAPVGSPDSTLVLARYNTNGALDTSFSGDGVMQVNMADGILAAAVNQLSSGKLVTVGWVREMGSSDAMAIVRTNSNGTLDTSFSSDGVAVITAGNASVRGYAMTARADGSVLAAGCTDLGGATSDDFLLANVNSVGVLDLNFGDGGSTITDIGGGTDCAYGTIKQKDGRIVLLGEADILRNGIASRDFGVVRYQSNGALDKSFSGDAKASTEFRTNDDAVARAGMQQKDGRLVVVGSSAPSTGGGNRDFAVARFLANGSLDNSFGGDGRVLTDIDGGVDVATGVIQQWDGKLLVAGTSNGDGVLVRYNTNGALDTSFGVGGILITSLSGGLVVNGMALQGDGQVVVAGHSFSAGREIMATVRYLFDDDDNDGILDSADNCQFIANTDQENHDTDEFGDVCDDDDDNDGVLDVNDAFPFDPTESVDTDGDGIGNNADTDDDNDGVLDVDDPFPLDPFLLARAVGAKGDMAGYSVAMVGDVNGDGFADILVGAPKADVVLPPLTKKSLDVGTAVLLSGQDFLTPLHTFSGTAKGDMFGSAVAALGDVNGDAVPDFAIGAPKTDEVDLLTGKIVKKDRGSVTIYSGADFSEIFPSLHGEAAGDSFGAVIAAAGDVVGGDGRADFIVGAPKADGVDPVTLKPIKDAGAAYLYSGANGVQQHKFMDVVTTVKSNYVGSSLAVGADLNHDGIADIAIGAYRHDPLDSITNKPKKDAGSVFVYSSAAPYTLIKQLDGEKAGDQFGYALAAVNEGQDAFRDLLVGSPRADITMSGKKLKDAGRVQLFASDGGTALYNAQAAAPQSGALFGAAVAVAGDVNASGNESFVVGAPKTDVMLASKKLKDAGQVSVRNTAAVGSTVFAVDGKIAGGQAGFSVAGGEDFNNDANDDVLIGSPYALFNKLSKAGIAEVISGKEASAAWPP
- a CDS encoding EVE domain-containing protein; this translates as MNYWLMKSEPETFGIEHLKQRPKKIEPWDGVRNYQARNMMRDDMQVGDKAFFYHSNCAEPGIVGIVEIVKAGYPDVTALDPESDYYDPKATPENPRWYRVDVKFEKQFAHTVSLATLKQHPQLDGMAVLARGSRLSITPVTKAQWDFIVQLV